In Anaerobaca lacustris, the sequence TCGCCGGGCCGATCGCCGACTTGATCAGCGGCGGCCTGCTGGTTGCCGAGCCGCTGTCGCGAGGCGTCTCGCCGCAGACCCCGTATCGCAATCGCGGACACAACCTGTACTTGCCGATTCCCTACGCCGAACGCTGCAAGATCACCTACGAAACCGATGTGCTCATCGACGAGGGCGCGCACAAGGGCGAGGCGCTCTACTACCAGATCAACTACCGAACCTACGAACAGGGGACGAAGGTCGAGTCGTTTTCGTCCGACATTCTGCGCCGGGCCCGTGGGGCCATCGGCCGCACGCAGGCGATGCTGAGCCAGCCCCGGCCGTTCGGCCTCGACGACCTGGACGAGGGCACACTCGAAGGTCGCCTCTCGCCCGGCAGGGAGCGCTCGATCACGATCAAGGGCGCCAAGGCCATTCGCGGCCTTCAGTTCCAGTTGAAGGCCGACGATTTGTCCCAGGCGCTGCGTTCGACGATCGTCGAGATCACCTTCGACGGGACGCGGACCGTCTGGTGTCCGATCGGCGATTTCTTCGGGACCGGCTACCACATTCGACCCCACTCCACATGGTACACCGATGTATCCGCCAACCGGATCCTGTCGTGCCGGTGGGTGATGCCGTTCCAGAAGCAGGCGAAGATCACGATCCGCAACCTCGGCTCGCAGCGCGTCGAGCTGACGTACGGACGCGTCCAGAGCGGGCCGTGGGATTGGGACGAGCGTTCGTGCTATTTCCACGCCGCCTGGAAACAGTGGTCGGGCATCGAGACGCAATCCAATGAGAAGACCCGCGACCACGGCGCGTTCGATCTGAACTGGATCACCGTCCAGGGGCAGGGCACCTACGTCGGCGACGTCCTGACGCTGTTCAACACCGCCAACGCCTGGTGGGGCGAGGGCGACGAGAAGATCTACGTCGACGGCGAGTCGTTCCCGTCGCATATCGGCACGGGCACGGAGGACTACTATGGCTACGCCTGGTGCCGGCCCGAATTCTTCGAGTCGGCGTTTCACGCCCAGCCCAGCGGCGACGGCAACATTGTGGCCGGTTTCTCGGTCAACTGCCGCTACCGCGCCCTGGATGCCATTCCGTTCCGTGAATCCATCCAGTTCGATATGGAACTTTGGCACTGGGCCCGGACGAAGATGGACTACGCCCCGGCTACGTTCTGGTACGCCCGGCCCGGTGCGACGTGGGACGTCGAGCCGAACGTCGACGAGGCCCGCCGGTCGATCGCGCTGATCGTCGAGGACATCATCAAGCCCCGACGTGTCGAGGGCGCAATCGAAGGCGAGACGCTGAAGGTCGCCGACCGCACCGGCGGCGTCACCGAGGTCCAGGACATCGCGCAGCACAACTGGAGCGGCAACCGCCAGCTCTGGTGGCGACACGCCGGGGAGAACGACCGGCTCGTGGTGGAATTCCCCATCGACGAGGCGGGGGATTACAACATGACGCTCGGCCTGACGAAGGCGATCGACTACGGGATCGTCCGCATCGCCATCAACGGCGAGACGAAGCTCGATTCCTTCGACGGCTTCAACCGCTCGGTGATCGCCGTGGACGTGAAGCTGCCGACTTGCCGGCTCCAGAAGGGTACCAACCGGCTCGAAGTGACGATCCTGGGCTCCAACCCGGAGGCGGTGAAGAGTTACATGTTCGGCTTGGACTATATCCTTGCCACGAAACGCTCTAAATGACGCCCGAGGCGCGACCCCAATCGCCCTGCCGAGCGTATAACGACGACCGGACCTTCTATTTCGCTCAGGGCCGGTTCAAGGCGAACCGCGTGAAAGGAACAAGACGATGAAGCAGCAACCGTCACATACAGCAGATATCAATCGAGATTGCAGCCGCAGGCGATTCCTCGGTGCGGCGTTGGCCGGGGCCGGGACGCTGGCGGCCGGATCGCAGTGGCTCTCGTCGGCCCCGGCGATGGCGGCCGGCGGCAAAGGCGCCGCCTGCGACGTCGTGACGCTGGGCAAGACAGGCATCAAAGCATCTCGCCTGGCCCAGGGGACCGGCTGGAACGGCAGCGGCCGCTCCTCGGCGCACACCCGGCTGGGCGAGAAGGAGTTCGACCGGCTGGTCCGGCACGGCCTCGAACGCGGGATCACCCTGATGGATATGGCCGACCTCTATGGCTCCCACGCCTACGTTCGCCACGCCCTGGCCGGCGCTTCACGCGACAACATCGTCTATCTGAGCAAGATCTGGCCCCGGACCGAGTACTGGAACTCCGCCTCCGGCGGCGCCAAGGCCGAGGTGGATCGCTTCCGCAGGGAGCTCAATACCGACGTTGTCGACATCTGCCTGATCCATTGCATGACCAACGCGGACTGGCCCCAGCAGCATGAGCGCATCCGGGATGAACTCGACGAACTCAAGAGCAAGGGGGCGGTCCGGGCGGTGGGCGTCTCGTGCCACGACTTCGGCGCCCTGAAAGTCGCGGCGGCCCATCCGTGGGTGGACGTGATTTTGGCGCGGATCAACAACGTCGGCCGCGAGGCCGCGATGGATGCGTCGGTCGAAGAGGTCGTGCCCGTCCTCAAGCAGGCCCGCGCCAACGGCAAGGTGATCCTCGGTATGAAGATCTTCGGCGCCGGCAAACTCACCAGCCCCGCGCAGAAGGACGCGTCCTTGAAGTTCGTCTTCGAGAACAACCTGGTTGACGCCGTCACGATCGGTATGCTGAGCACCGAAGAGGTCGACGACACCATCACGAGGATGAGCAGGGCCCTCATCGCCTGATCGCTGGATACTTCGGGTGGCAGCCTCAAGCGCAACTTGGGGATGGCGAGATCCATGGAGCCATCCCCAACTCCTGCGGAGTTGAGGCTGCCACCCCTTCATCCCAATCATCAATTATCAACAATCGATGAAGACGATGTCCTCGGGGATGGCGACGACGTCGCGGTGGCCGGGGCCGAGCAGGGCCTTGATCTCCGTGCTGTGCTTGCCCGCCAGCGTTTTGAGCTGGGCGGCGGACAGGCTCGTGACGGCCTTGGCGGCGCCGTTGAGCAGGACGACGTCGCCGGCCTGGAAATCGCCCTCGACCGAGACGACGCCCGATGGCAGCAGGCTCTTGTGATTGCGCAGGGCCCGCATCGCTCCGTCGTCGATATGCACCGTTCCGGCGGCTCGGCTGTTGAGGATCCACCGCGCGCGGTTGCCCAGCTTGCGTTTGGGTAGAAAGACCGTGCCGATCTCTTCGCCCGCCATGATCCGCGTGACCACGTTCCGGGCCCGGCCGTTGGCCAGGACCATGCGGCAGCCCGCCTGCGAGGCGATCCGCGCCGCTTCGATCTTGGTCTTCATCCCGCCGGTGGCGTGCCGGCTGACGGCCCCACCGGCGTTGCGGACGATTTCGTCGGTGATCTCGACGACCGCCGGGATCGGCTTGGCGTCCGCGTGGCGGTGCGGGTCCTTGTCGTAGAGCGCGTCGATATCGGTCAGCATGATCAGCAGGTCCGCGTCGATCTTGCTGGCCACCAGGGCGCTGAGCCGGTCATTGTCGCCGAACGCCGTGCCGATCTCCGCGGTGCTGACGCTGTCGTTCTCGTTGAGGATCGGGACGATGCCCAGGCCCAGCAGCGTCTCGATCGCGTTGCGCAGGTTCAGGTACGTCTTGCGCTGGCTGAGCACCTCGGCCGTCAGCAGCACCTGGGCCACCGTGATGTCGTGACGGAGGAAGGCCTTGCGGTACTCCTGCATCAGCAACGGTTGGCCGATGGCGGCGCAGGCCTGGCGCATCTTCATGTCCTTGGGCTTGGCGGCCAGATGCAGTTGTCCGGCCCCCATGCCGATAGCGCCGGAGGTGATGACGACCACCTGTCGGCCCGTCTCCAGCAGCGAGGCCACCTGCGAGGCCATCCGACGGAAGTAGGCGGCGTCGATGCCGGCGTCCTTGGTCAGCGTGTGCGTGCCGATCTTGATGACCACCCGTTTTGTCTTGCTGAAATCTCTCATATATCTCCCGACAGGTATGCCACCCGCCGTGCAACCGCTACAGGGCGTCGAACAGCGGCAGTTCCTCGTCGGCCGTCGAGGCGACCGGCTCGGGGGCGTCCCACGCCTCAAGGCCGTCCGGCTCGTGGGCCGTCCGCAACAGACGACGCATCTCACGCAGCATCTTGGCGGTGTTCCACTGCCCGTAGCGGCAGGTCCAGTCCTTTCGCAGACGTACCAATGTCTGGTGCAGTATATGCTTTCGCTCTTCAGGCGACAGTCGCTTCATCGAAGCACTCCGGACATACGGGGCAGCCAGCCGGATCGACTTGTCGCCTGCCGAGGCCAAGTCGTGAACCGGCAAAACCTCATTCTATGGACCGATGGCCGCAGTTTCAATCCCGCTCTGGCGATCCTCGTGGCACAATTGGCGCGCGAAGCGATATGCGCGTAAAGGTTTTCTGGCATGGGGGGGGTGGCAGCCTCAAACGCGCCAGCGTTTGGGGATGGCGAATTGAGCTGTCGCATCGGTTGAGGGCGGCAGCCAGTGCCTGCCATCCCCAAGCCTTGTGGCCTTGAGGCCGCCCCCCTTCGCTGAACGACCTTGCCCTGACACGAAGCCATGGTGCGTTGGTTCTGCCTTGGCATTTGCATCGGAGCCTGCTATCCTGGTCGTGGATGATGAGATCCGGCGGACGACATTGCCTGGGCGGTTTGCGATGCGACTGACATGTGTCTATTGCGGTGCGGAAATCTCAACCGATGACGGCCAGATCGGCAGGCCCATTGCGTGTCCCGAATGCAGCCATCAGGTTCGCGTGCCCCGTCCCGGGCGACCGGATGCTTCGCTGCAGGCCGATCGACCCAATCCGGCCGCGAGCGAAGACGCCGCATGGGAGCACGTCAGCAATGAGGAGATCCGAGACACGGTGCTGTACAAGGCCCTGCCCGAAACCCAGAGGCTTCGGGTCGATCTGAAGCGCGCGTTTGCGTTTGTCCTACCTCGATACGACGACCTGACGCTGTTTGCCTTCGGTATCGCCTTCGTCCTGCTGGTCCTTCTCGACCCCGGCCTGCGCGGTACGCTGGCCACGATCGGCGGACATCAGCGTACCGAGAGCGAGACCATCATGCTGGGGTTCGCCGGGCTCGGCCTGACACTCTCGCTGGCCGGCCTCGTCTGGCGGCGAGAGAAGTCCGAGTTCGAGAAGGTGTTCATGTTGTTCTTCGCCGCTCTCATTACGGTCGGCGCCGGGCTGTCCACGTGGCGTACGCCGGGTTCCGGGGCCCTCGGCTGGCTGGCCGTCTTTCCCATCTGGAACCAGTTCAACGGGCTGCTCCTGCTGTCGCTGGCTTGGATGGGCATCCTCGATACGGACTGCATCACGGACCGGCGTGCGACTTTTCGGCAGATCGCCGTCGCCTTCGTCACGATCGCGGTCCTGCTGGTCATGTGCCGCCATCTGTTCCGGCTGCACTGGGCCGTCACCTACTCGATCTCCGTCAATTACACGCTGAATTTCCTCAGCCGCGTCCAGAAGCTCTTCGCCTCGCCCCTGGCGTCGGCATAGTATCGCCGTTTCCCGCGACCCCGGACCAGGGAAGCGAACCCCGCCACAGGTCCGCAGGAGGCGGGCAGGTGGCGAATACCTGCACAAGCGACCACTCTGACAGGAAAATCGGGAGATTCTTGGAATCCCTGCGGCACTGACGGCGTCTTATCCGTTTAACGCCGGCCGGGAGGGTCTTGCCGCCCCCCGGATGGGTGTGTGGGCCCGATGCCCACCCTGCCATTTTGGCTCGCGGAGATATCGAACGAAGGCAACGGCAACCTTTCTTTTGGAGGCACACCGCATGAGAGATCAGAGACTGTTCAAGGCCGTCGTGTTTCTTGCCATTGTGGCCCTGTCGGTTCCGGCCCTGGCCCAGCCGGCCGGCCGAGGCCGAGGAGGGCTGTTCGGCGACTGGATCGTCAAGAGCGAGTTCGGCGGGCGGACAATGGAGTCGATCTTGACGTTTGCCCGCGACCAGGACGGCAACCAGACCGGCCAGTGGATCGGTTTCGGGGGCGTTACCGACCTGAAGAACGTTCAGATCGAGGACGGCCAGGTCCGCTTCACCCGCGAGATGCGCGGCCGTGAAGGCCAGACCATGTCCTCAACCTTCACCGGACGGATCGAAGACGGCCGCCTCGTCGGCACGATGTCGAGCGAGCGGGGTGAGAACGCCATCGAGGGCCGTCGGGCCCCGCGCACGCCGCGAGTGGCCGGGACCTGGGAAATGACCCTCAAGAGGGAAGACCGCGAGTTCCCCGTCACGCTTGAAATCAAGGCCGACAACGAAGGTCAGTTGGCCGCGACGTGGAAGAGCGAGCGAGGCGAGATGAAGGTCAGCCGGATCGAACTCGAACGCAACGCTCTGACCATGGCGCTCAAGAGCGACGATCCGGATCGGCCGTGGGAAGCGACCTTTGAGGGGCAGCTCCAGCAGGACGGCCTGGCTGGCACGATCCGGTCCGAGCGAGGCGAGATGGCCGCCCAGGGCACGCGCCGCGGCGCCGCCCTGATCGGCACGTGGAACCTCGATGCGACGTCCGATCGCGGCACCCGCAAGCAGCGGCTCGTCGTCTATCCCGACATGACCGCCCTCTACAACGCCACGCCCGTCAAGAACGTCACGCTCGACGGCGACAACGTGCGCTTCAAGATCGCCATATCGTTCGGCGACCGCGATTTCGAGATGGACTTCGCGGGCAAGATTCAGGATGGCAAGCTCACCGGCGAAATGACCACCGGCATGGGCAGCCAGAAGATCGCCGGGACGAAGGTCGTCCGCGCCTTCCGCGGGCGTAACCCATAAGAGTACCTTGCCTGTCGAGCCTGCCGGGGGAACGTGCTCCGGCAGGCTCTTGTTTCGTTCGCGGGTGCGATCTCACACCGCCACCGGCATGGCCTGGACGGACACGCCGTCCCGCCACTGGGCCGGACACGGCTGGATGCGGTGTGAGAAGTTCTCGTAGAGATAGCAGCGGGCGTTCATCTCGATGCAGCGCGGATCGACCCGGTTGAACCAGGCGAAGCGACGCTCGCGATCGGCCCGGCCGTGGATCAGATAGTGGAAATGCAGAAGCCGCCAGCGGTCGATGGGGACGAACCGCGCCTGGAGGGCCGGGCTGAACTCGTGGTGGATCGTGCCGCTGTTGGGGCCGGGCAGGGGAAAGGCGTACCGCAGTTGCGGCTCGTTGCGAAACAGGCGAGGAATCCACGTCGTCTCGAACAGATACGTGCTGACGTAGCGCAGTGGATCGGTCGAGCAGATCCACCACCGACGGATGGCGTACCCCAAC encodes:
- a CDS encoding glycosyltransferase, giving the protein MNRPLISTCIVTQNNAAYLSRAIASVERFADEIVVVDGGSTDDTEAFVRSHPKCLYLRRPFDGNFAAQKNFGFDHASGTWILELDQDEVVCEEFAEAIRPLLVRSGELGYAIRRWWICSTDPLRYVSTYLFETTWIPRLFRNEPQLRYAFPLPGPNSGTIHHEFSPALQARFVPIDRWRLLHFHYLIHGRADRERRFAWFNRVDPRCIEMNARCYLYENFSHRIQPCPAQWRDGVSVQAMPVAV
- a CDS encoding aldo/keto reductase, whose translation is MKQQPSHTADINRDCSRRRFLGAALAGAGTLAAGSQWLSSAPAMAAGGKGAACDVVTLGKTGIKASRLAQGTGWNGSGRSSAHTRLGEKEFDRLVRHGLERGITLMDMADLYGSHAYVRHALAGASRDNIVYLSKIWPRTEYWNSASGGAKAEVDRFRRELNTDVVDICLIHCMTNADWPQQHERIRDELDELKSKGAVRAVGVSCHDFGALKVAAAHPWVDVILARINNVGREAAMDASVEEVVPVLKQARANGKVILGMKIFGAGKLTSPAQKDASLKFVFENNLVDAVTIGMLSTEEVDDTITRMSRALIA
- a CDS encoding glycoside hydrolase family 172 protein — translated: MNGKTAFIGLSISFIVLGTASGAITLESLLEEMVDRDTIARLPSPAYTCKQASSYDRHSTEPGSPTWWANMDRSYFVRVEQNDGRTEHVLMDAEGPGAVVRFWATWHGPGGGEFSNGTMRVYLDGNPEPAVAGPIADLISGGLLVAEPLSRGVSPQTPYRNRGHNLYLPIPYAERCKITYETDVLIDEGAHKGEALYYQINYRTYEQGTKVESFSSDILRRARGAIGRTQAMLSQPRPFGLDDLDEGTLEGRLSPGRERSITIKGAKAIRGLQFQLKADDLSQALRSTIVEITFDGTRTVWCPIGDFFGTGYHIRPHSTWYTDVSANRILSCRWVMPFQKQAKITIRNLGSQRVELTYGRVQSGPWDWDERSCYFHAAWKQWSGIETQSNEKTRDHGAFDLNWITVQGQGTYVGDVLTLFNTANAWWGEGDEKIYVDGESFPSHIGTGTEDYYGYAWCRPEFFESAFHAQPSGDGNIVAGFSVNCRYRALDAIPFRESIQFDMELWHWARTKMDYAPATFWYARPGATWDVEPNVDEARRSIALIVEDIIKPRRVEGAIEGETLKVADRTGGVTEVQDIAQHNWSGNRQLWWRHAGENDRLVVEFPIDEAGDYNMTLGLTKAIDYGIVRIAINGETKLDSFDGFNRSVIAVDVKLPTCRLQKGTNRLEVTILGSNPEAVKSYMFGLDYILATKRSK
- the proB gene encoding glutamate 5-kinase, translating into MRDFSKTKRVVIKIGTHTLTKDAGIDAAYFRRMASQVASLLETGRQVVVITSGAIGMGAGQLHLAAKPKDMKMRQACAAIGQPLLMQEYRKAFLRHDITVAQVLLTAEVLSQRKTYLNLRNAIETLLGLGIVPILNENDSVSTAEIGTAFGDNDRLSALVASKIDADLLIMLTDIDALYDKDPHRHADAKPIPAVVEITDEIVRNAGGAVSRHATGGMKTKIEAARIASQAGCRMVLANGRARNVVTRIMAGEEIGTVFLPKRKLGNRARWILNSRAAGTVHIDDGAMRALRNHKSLLPSGVVSVEGDFQAGDVVLLNGAAKAVTSLSAAQLKTLAGKHSTEIKALLGPGHRDVVAIPEDIVFIDC